A single region of the bacterium genome encodes:
- a CDS encoding phospho-N-acetylmuramoyl-pentapeptide-transferase, translated as MFYFLYQIFADSGITGSNLFRYITFRSAMAAVTALAISLFVGPFIIRKLREMQIGEEIRLDGPQSHLSKAGTPTMGGLIILASTLIPTMLWADLSNTYVLLVLLATAWMGVVGFIDDYLKAIKKMKKGLVARYKTAGQISLGLIVGLVMIMTPEFERFATVTTIPFVKDLNFDFGYFYIPMVIFVITATSNATNLTDGLDGLSIGVVSIAMTAFAVMCYVTGNVNFSDYLNILYIPQASELTIFCTAMVGAGLGFLWYNAYPAQVFMGDTGALAIGSALGTLAVLIKKELLLPIIGAVLVAENISVIAQVMYFKYTKKKYGEGRRIFLMAPLHHHFELKGWHETKVVTRFWIMAILCALLTLTTFKVR; from the coding sequence ATGTTTTATTTTTTATATCAAATATTTGCGGATTCCGGGATTACCGGTTCCAATCTTTTCCGCTACATCACGTTTCGTTCGGCGATGGCGGCGGTAACGGCGTTGGCCATCAGTCTTTTTGTCGGACCGTTTATCATTCGCAAACTGCGCGAAATGCAGATCGGCGAGGAAATTCGTCTCGACGGACCGCAGTCGCATTTATCCAAGGCCGGCACGCCGACGATGGGTGGTCTGATCATTTTAGCATCCACATTGATACCGACGATGCTTTGGGCGGATTTGTCCAATACGTATGTATTGCTCGTATTGCTGGCAACGGCGTGGATGGGTGTGGTAGGCTTTATTGATGATTACCTCAAAGCGATTAAAAAAATGAAAAAAGGCCTCGTTGCGCGCTATAAAACGGCGGGCCAGATTTCTCTCGGATTGATCGTCGGTTTGGTAATGATCATGACACCGGAGTTTGAGCGTTTTGCAACGGTGACAACGATACCTTTTGTCAAAGATCTCAATTTTGATTTTGGATATTTTTATATACCGATGGTGATATTTGTAATTACGGCGACATCCAACGCCACCAATCTTACGGACGGGTTGGACGGCCTTTCGATCGGCGTCGTTTCGATCGCGATGACGGCCTTTGCGGTAATGTGCTATGTGACGGGCAATGTCAACTTCAGCGACTATCTTAATATCTTGTACATTCCGCAAGCGAGCGAACTTACGATTTTCTGTACGGCCATGGTGGGCGCGGGTTTGGGTTTCCTTTGGTACAACGCATATCCCGCTCAGGTATTTATGGGCGATACCGGCGCTTTGGCCATCGGCAGTGCGCTCGGTACGTTGGCTGTTTTGATCAAAAAAGAATTGCTTTTGCCGATCATCGGCGCGGTGTTGGTCGCAGAAAATATTTCCGTCATTGCGCAGGTGATGTACTTCAAATACACGAAGAAAAAATACGGCGAAGGGCGCCGGATTTTTTTAATGGCACCATTACACCATCATTTTGAACTCAAAGGTTGGCATGAAACCAAAGTGGTGACGCGGTTTTGGATCATGGCTATTTTATGTGCCCTGCTCACGTTGACTACATTTAAAGTGCGTTGA
- a CDS encoding UDP-N-acetylmuramoyl-tripeptide--D-alanyl-D-alanine ligase has product MPVFTPADLKAIGECRNILDTWSASGVSTDSRDVQTSQMFFALQGARFDAHAFVRDVALRGIVCVVTAEAFARYASAWEKLPLVIVQDTLNALQRLAENHRQKSRAKVIGVTGSNGKTTTKEMLKAVMSKTFITQATEGNLNNEIGVPLTLLKLEADTQVAVIEMGADRPGDIETLCRIVRPDFGIVTNIGKAHIERFGSVEAVAETKTALYRHLIDHGVRFVNTDDPFLRDQTELAGDLVTYGMKQSAQFRGTIHEVSDKGCITLGIEEDKSPVMHIRLGVPGLHHAYNVLAAVAVAKHMPMPDEAIVQALEAYRQPSNRVSFKEKNGITVMDDTYNANPNSMRAAMDTLMSIKTSGRKIAVLADMLELGAMADSEHTDMGAYAAEKKVDALYLTGPLAAHAMNGAQGMKNKFYFEDKARLIEMLKEAVKPGDVVLVKGSRGMKMEDIVQAILA; this is encoded by the coding sequence ATGCCCGTATTCACACCGGCGGATCTGAAAGCCATCGGCGAATGCCGAAATATTTTAGACACGTGGTCGGCATCGGGCGTTTCGACGGATAGCCGGGATGTACAAACATCCCAAATGTTCTTTGCATTACAAGGTGCCCGCTTTGATGCGCACGCATTTGTCCGCGATGTCGCGTTGCGGGGTATCGTATGCGTCGTGACGGCGGAGGCTTTTGCGCGTTATGCGTCGGCTTGGGAAAAGTTGCCGTTAGTGATCGTTCAAGATACGCTGAATGCATTGCAACGACTGGCCGAGAACCATCGCCAAAAATCCCGCGCCAAAGTAATCGGCGTTACAGGTTCCAACGGAAAAACAACGACCAAAGAAATGCTCAAAGCCGTGATGAGCAAAACATTTATCACGCAAGCAACCGAAGGTAACCTGAATAATGAAATCGGCGTTCCTTTGACACTTTTGAAATTGGAAGCGGATACGCAGGTTGCGGTTATTGAGATGGGTGCGGATCGCCCGGGTGATATCGAAACGCTGTGTCGTATCGTAAGGCCCGATTTTGGTATTGTCACCAATATCGGTAAAGCGCACATCGAACGCTTTGGCAGCGTCGAAGCCGTAGCGGAAACAAAAACGGCATTGTACCGGCATTTGATTGATCATGGCGTACGGTTTGTAAATACGGACGACCCTTTTTTACGCGATCAAACTGAATTGGCTGGCGATCTTGTTACGTACGGCATGAAGCAATCTGCGCAGTTTCGTGGAACGATACATGAGGTCAGCGACAAAGGATGCATCACACTGGGTATCGAAGAAGACAAATCACCGGTGATGCATATTCGGCTGGGTGTACCGGGTTTGCATCATGCATATAACGTTCTTGCAGCGGTAGCGGTGGCCAAACACATGCCGATGCCGGATGAAGCGATAGTACAAGCTTTAGAAGCGTATCGTCAACCGTCGAATCGTGTAAGTTTTAAAGAGAAAAACGGGATTACCGTGATGGATGATACCTATAATGCAAATCCCAATTCCATGCGCGCGGCAATGGACACACTGATGAGCATAAAAACATCCGGGCGCAAAATCGCGGTATTGGCGGACATGTTGGAACTTGGGGCGATGGCGGATAGCGAACACACCGACATGGGCGCATATGCCGCAGAAAAAAAGGTGGATGCGTTGTATCTCACGGGTCCGTTGGCCGCCCATGCAATGAACGGTGCACAAGGTATGAAGAACAAGTTTTATTTTGAAGATAAAGCCCGATTGATAGAGATGTTGAAAGAAGCCGTGAAACCCGGCGATGTGGTTTTAGTAAAAGGTTCGCGCGGTATGAAAATGGAAGATATTGTACAGGCAATTTTAGCATAG